One window of Pedobacter faecalis genomic DNA carries:
- a CDS encoding PA0069 family radical SAM protein, producing MELSDDYYKGRGAQINPGNKFERSAHEKIHAEGIDDWAEPDHKTRFITGAAKSIVNKVDSPDVGMSFSLNPYQGCEHGCIYCYARNSHEYWGYSPGLDFERKIIVKTDAPELFKKFLNRKSWDGSVISISGNTDCYQPAEKKFRLTRQLLEIALEYKQPIGMITKNALVLRDLDILQEMAKLNLCMVYVSINSLNESLRQKMEPRTTTASQRLKVVQKLSEAGIPAGVMVAPLIPGLSDHEIPAVLKAVAQAGAVAAGYTVVRLNGAIGGIFKDWLQKNYPDRFDKVWHAIQSCHNGQVNDSRFGERMRGEGNIAQMISDNFRLHCRLNGLNIQQVELDSSRFCVPKTQLSLF from the coding sequence ATGGAACTTTCTGATGACTATTATAAAGGCAGGGGTGCCCAGATCAATCCGGGTAACAAATTTGAGCGTAGCGCACATGAGAAGATACATGCGGAGGGCATAGATGATTGGGCTGAACCTGATCACAAAACCCGCTTTATTACGGGCGCTGCAAAGTCGATCGTGAACAAGGTTGACAGCCCAGATGTAGGGATGTCTTTTTCACTAAACCCCTATCAGGGCTGCGAACATGGTTGCATTTATTGTTACGCGCGAAACTCACACGAATACTGGGGCTATAGTCCGGGGCTCGATTTCGAACGCAAAATTATTGTGAAGACTGATGCGCCTGAGCTGTTCAAAAAGTTCCTTAACCGCAAGTCCTGGGATGGATCGGTTATTTCAATTTCGGGTAATACCGACTGTTATCAGCCGGCAGAAAAGAAGTTCAGGCTAACCCGGCAGTTGCTTGAGATCGCGCTTGAATATAAACAGCCCATTGGGATGATTACCAAGAATGCGCTTGTTCTGCGCGATCTTGATATTCTGCAGGAGATGGCGAAACTCAATCTTTGTATGGTCTACGTGTCGATCAACAGCCTGAATGAGTCGCTCAGGCAAAAGATGGAGCCTCGGACAACCACGGCAAGTCAGCGGCTCAAAGTTGTGCAGAAACTCTCGGAGGCAGGGATACCTGCGGGCGTAATGGTTGCACCGCTGATCCCCGGACTAAGCGATCATGAAATACCGGCGGTGTTAAAGGCCGTGGCCCAGGCGGGCGCCGTTGCAGCCGGCTATACGGTGGTACGTCTGAACGGTGCGATCGGCGGAATTTTTAAAGATTGGTTGCAGAAGAATTACCCAGACAGGTTTGATAAGGTATGGCATGCCATACAGTCGTGCCACAACGGCCAGGTGAACGACAGCCGCTTCGGTGAGCGCATGCGTGGAGAAGGGAACATCGCCCAGATGATCAGCGATAATTTTAGATTGCATTGCCGGTTAAACGGGCTCAATATACAGCAAGTTGAGCTGGATAGCAGCCGCTTTTGCGTGCCGAAAACCCAACTCAGCTTGTTTTAA
- a CDS encoding hydroxypyruvate isomerase family protein, whose protein sequence is MNRKEFLRNGFIATGAIATGSVLNAAAKDQSATQNAYAGKTFNLDYAPHQGMFQNHAGKDFLDQIRFMHDQGFRSIEDNGYLNRSIEEQTKIGELLAKLGMRMGVFVVDGGDNWKTSLSTGKKEFKDKFVETCKRSVEAAKRCNAKWLTVVPGFYERRLPWGNQFANIIDAMRAGAEIFEPHGLIMVLETLSDTPELFLQQTHETYAVCKAVNSPSCKILYDIYHMQKTEGQLIVNIDRCWDEIAYIQIGDNPGRNEPTTGEINYKNLFKHIYNKGYKGIMGMEHGNSIKGKEGETRLIQAYREVDNFLEK, encoded by the coding sequence ATGAACAGAAAGGAATTTTTAAGGAACGGATTCATTGCCACCGGAGCAATAGCTACAGGATCTGTCCTGAATGCGGCTGCAAAGGATCAGTCGGCCACCCAAAACGCATATGCCGGAAAGACTTTTAACCTCGATTACGCGCCCCATCAGGGAATGTTTCAAAATCATGCGGGGAAGGACTTTCTCGACCAGATCAGATTCATGCACGATCAGGGATTCCGGTCGATAGAGGACAACGGCTATCTGAACCGGTCCATAGAAGAGCAAACCAAGATTGGCGAATTACTTGCCAAGCTCGGCATGCGTATGGGCGTATTCGTTGTCGACGGCGGCGATAACTGGAAAACTTCCCTGAGTACAGGGAAGAAGGAGTTTAAAGATAAATTCGTAGAAACCTGTAAGCGCTCGGTAGAAGCGGCCAAGCGCTGTAATGCAAAATGGCTTACCGTGGTGCCCGGATTTTATGAGCGCCGTTTGCCCTGGGGCAATCAATTTGCCAACATTATAGATGCCATGCGCGCCGGTGCGGAGATTTTTGAACCACATGGCCTGATCATGGTACTCGAAACGCTGAGCGATACGCCTGAGCTGTTCCTTCAGCAAACACATGAAACTTACGCCGTATGCAAGGCGGTAAACAGCCCTTCATGTAAAATTCTATATGATATCTATCATATGCAGAAAACCGAGGGACAGCTCATCGTGAATATCGACAGATGCTGGGATGAAATTGCCTACATACAGATAGGAGACAACCCGGGAAGAAACGAACCTACAACAGGGGAGATTAACTACAAAAACTTGTTTAAGCATATTTACAACAAAGGCTACAAAGGAATAATGGGCATGGAACACGGCAATTCCATCAAAGGAAAAGAAGGTGAAACCCGGCTCATTCAGGCTTATCGTGAGGTAGATAACTTCCTTGAAAAGTAG
- a CDS encoding FAD:protein FMN transferase — MFFFKNLILTCLLSLLIPIVFRDEQRQFTISGIAQGTDYTIKYYAKDSVVTRHDIEEILMQIDSSMSLYKPYSRITRFNQAKEGGEIDDHFRKVLLKAWQINKVTAGRFDATVAPLVNAWGFGPAKINKIPDSATISSLLSCVGMEKLKLQGNYLKKLKPCVEVDLNGIAQGYTVDVLAGHFLKKGVGSFVVELGGELRVHGRKPDGSLYKVGVEGPASAGSPEPGIRHILGLKSGAVTTSGNYRKYIDVGGERISHLVDPKTGYPLRSKMISVTVYAKDALTADGYDNALMAMDVQQALAVARAQKFEAYLIYQRDDGSVADTLTSGFRKLIID, encoded by the coding sequence GTGTTTTTCTTCAAGAACCTGATCCTGACATGTCTGCTGTCGCTTCTTATCCCCATTGTTTTTAGGGATGAGCAGCGACAGTTTACTATTTCTGGTATTGCACAAGGTACCGACTATACCATTAAGTACTACGCAAAAGACAGTGTGGTTACCCGGCATGATATTGAAGAGATCTTAATGCAAATAGACTCGTCCATGTCTCTTTATAAGCCATATTCCAGAATTACACGGTTTAATCAGGCAAAGGAAGGTGGTGAGATCGATGACCATTTCAGGAAGGTTCTTTTGAAGGCCTGGCAAATTAATAAAGTAACAGCCGGACGATTCGATGCTACGGTTGCCCCTCTTGTAAATGCGTGGGGTTTTGGCCCTGCCAAAATAAATAAGATACCAGACAGCGCGACCATCAGTAGTTTGCTGTCATGCGTTGGGATGGAAAAACTTAAACTGCAGGGCAATTATTTAAAGAAACTTAAGCCCTGTGTGGAGGTCGACCTGAACGGCATAGCCCAGGGATATACCGTCGACGTACTGGCTGGCCATTTTCTGAAGAAAGGAGTCGGCTCCTTTGTCGTAGAGCTGGGCGGTGAACTTCGTGTTCATGGTCGAAAGCCTGACGGCTCATTGTACAAAGTTGGGGTAGAGGGGCCTGCATCAGCAGGAAGCCCGGAACCTGGTATCCGGCATATTTTGGGACTAAAGAGCGGAGCTGTGACTACCTCGGGCAATTACCGGAAATATATTGATGTAGGCGGCGAGCGCATAAGTCACCTGGTCGACCCAAAAACAGGATACCCGTTAAGAAGCAAAATGATAAGCGTTACGGTCTACGCCAAAGATGCGCTGACGGCCGACGGATATGACAATGCCTTAATGGCAATGGATGTGCAACAGGCTCTGGCTGTGGCGCGCGCTCAAAAATTTGAAGCATATCTTATCTACCAGCGTGACGACGGAAGCGTGGCAGACACACTTACTTCCGGGTTCAGGAAGTTGATTATTGATTAA
- a CDS encoding Gfo/Idh/MocA family protein, with translation MNKNEPQNGRRDFLRASALFAGGMMLNGAAFAAPGHSSVDDTIKIALIGCGDRGTGAAFQALSTKYNIKLVAMADAFEDRLEKSYSTLADRFKDKISVPKERRFIGFDGYKKAIALADVVLLTTPPGFRPMHFEEAVKQGKHVFMEKPVAVDAPGIRRVLAAAELAKQKKLNVVTGLQRRYQTNYRETIKRLEDGAIGDITGGQVYWNSGGVWVKPRQAGQTEMEYQMRNWYYFNWLCGDHIVEQHVHNIDIANWVKNAYPVSVQGTGSRAWRTGKEYGEIYDNHSIELTYADGTIIHSQCRHFEGISNRVDESFQGTKGKVYLSAGNQGIISDYAGKQLYNHDVKGNKNPYQTEHDELFEAIAKGEFKFTDAERTAKSTFSSIIGRYATYSGEIIKWDTALQAENSLFPDKLAWDANPKILPDAQGFYPIPTPGKTKVI, from the coding sequence ATGAACAAAAACGAACCACAGAACGGGCGGCGCGACTTTTTAAGAGCGTCAGCCTTATTCGCCGGTGGAATGATGTTGAATGGTGCTGCATTTGCTGCACCTGGGCATTCCTCGGTAGATGATACCATTAAAATTGCGCTTATAGGCTGCGGCGACAGAGGCACAGGAGCCGCATTTCAAGCCCTGAGCACAAAGTATAATATAAAACTTGTCGCCATGGCCGACGCGTTCGAGGACAGGCTCGAGAAGAGTTATAGTACATTGGCCGACCGCTTCAAGGATAAAATCAGTGTACCAAAAGAACGCAGATTTATAGGCTTTGATGGCTATAAGAAAGCCATCGCATTGGCAGATGTTGTGCTTTTAACTACACCTCCGGGCTTCCGACCAATGCATTTCGAAGAAGCCGTAAAGCAAGGGAAACATGTGTTCATGGAAAAGCCCGTGGCGGTTGATGCGCCAGGTATCCGCAGGGTGCTTGCTGCGGCTGAACTTGCTAAGCAAAAGAAATTAAATGTGGTTACTGGCCTGCAACGGAGATATCAGACCAATTATCGCGAGACCATTAAGCGCCTCGAAGATGGTGCAATTGGCGACATCACTGGCGGACAGGTATACTGGAACAGTGGTGGTGTATGGGTAAAACCTCGGCAGGCAGGTCAGACCGAGATGGAATATCAGATGAGAAACTGGTATTATTTCAACTGGCTGTGTGGCGACCATATCGTAGAGCAGCATGTACACAATATTGATATCGCCAACTGGGTTAAGAATGCCTATCCAGTATCCGTTCAAGGTACTGGCAGCAGGGCATGGCGCACCGGGAAGGAATACGGCGAGATCTATGACAATCATTCTATCGAGCTGACCTACGCTGACGGAACGATAATCCATAGCCAGTGCAGGCACTTTGAAGGTATTTCCAACCGTGTCGATGAGTCGTTTCAAGGAACCAAGGGTAAGGTGTACCTATCTGCGGGCAACCAGGGCATTATATCAGACTATGCCGGCAAGCAGTTGTATAACCACGATGTGAAAGGCAATAAAAACCCATATCAGACCGAACACGACGAATTATTTGAGGCCATAGCTAAAGGTGAGTTTAAATTTACCGACGCAGAACGCACCGCAAAAAGTACGTTCTCCTCCATCATCGGAAGGTATGCGACCTATTCTGGCGAGATTATTAAGTGGGATACTGCCCTGCAGGCCGAGAACAGCTTATTTCCTGATAAGCTAGCCTGGGACGCAAATCCCAAAATCCTGCCGGATGCACAAGGCTTTTACCCGATACCTACGCCAGGGAAGACTAAAGTAATCTAG
- a CDS encoding formylglycine-generating enzyme family protein: protein MRKKILSVAILVANCVSGYAQQKPKDYTQEISGTKLSFTMAGIPGGEFMMGSKSGNADEAPVHKVKLSPFWIGTHEVTWDIYEPFLYKDYEKTHSTSPVPANVDAVTRPTKPYLDMTFGMGKAGQPALAMTHYNAIQYCKWLYARTGVFYRLPTEAEWEYASRAGASTEYFFGSDAASLDQYAWYKGNSDNKTHPVGQKKPNPWGLYDVYGNVAEWTYDQYLPDFYTQKQVENPVAIPEKLYPHAVRGGSYSDEASMLRSAARMASDPSWKQLDPQIPKSNWWFPEAPFVGIRLVRPAVPPSKEEIEAYYNKAPISDY, encoded by the coding sequence ATGCGAAAGAAAATCTTGAGCGTCGCCATACTTGTTGCAAACTGTGTATCGGGTTACGCTCAGCAGAAACCAAAAGATTATACTCAGGAAATTTCAGGTACGAAGCTCTCATTTACCATGGCTGGAATTCCGGGCGGGGAGTTTATGATGGGCAGCAAGAGCGGTAACGCTGACGAAGCGCCGGTTCACAAGGTCAAACTATCGCCTTTTTGGATTGGTACCCATGAGGTAACCTGGGATATTTATGAACCCTTTCTGTACAAAGACTACGAAAAGACACACAGCACCTCGCCTGTTCCGGCGAACGTGGATGCCGTAACCCGGCCTACTAAACCCTATCTTGATATGACTTTCGGAATGGGTAAGGCTGGTCAGCCGGCACTGGCCATGACACATTATAATGCCATTCAGTATTGCAAATGGTTGTATGCCAGAACGGGTGTTTTCTATCGGCTGCCAACGGAGGCGGAATGGGAATATGCCAGTAGGGCTGGGGCATCTACGGAATACTTCTTTGGAAGCGATGCAGCTTCACTCGATCAATACGCATGGTATAAGGGCAACAGTGACAATAAAACACATCCTGTTGGTCAGAAAAAGCCGAATCCCTGGGGTTTGTACGACGTATATGGTAATGTAGCAGAATGGACCTACGATCAGTACCTGCCAGATTTTTACACACAGAAGCAGGTAGAAAACCCTGTTGCCATTCCCGAGAAGTTATATCCGCATGCGGTAAGGGGCGGATCCTATAGTGATGAAGCCTCTATGCTTCGATCGGCCGCAAGAATGGCATCGGACCCTTCCTGGAAGCAACTGGATCCGCAAATACCAAAGAGCAACTGGTGGTTCCCTGAAGCACCTTTTGTAGGCATCCGGCTGGTGCGTCCGGCGGTACCACCTTCCAAAGAAGAGATTGAAGCCTACTATAACAAGGCGCCGATCTCCGATTACTAG
- a CDS encoding ATP-dependent Clp protease ATP-binding subunit: protein MEAKFSPQVKDVISFSREEALRLGHDYIGAEHLLLGLIREGDGMAIKILKSLGVDTLKLRRSIEESVRGTSSVTVNLGNIPLTKQAEKVLKITYLEAKIFKSDLIGTEHLLLSILRDDDNIASQILLQFSINYEIFKQEVEMNKGGFRDDPQSSASTGGDDDYREEDSFSAPKKVSDIKSKTPVLDNFGRDLTKAAEEGRLDPIVGREKEIERVSQILSRRKKNNPILIGEPGVGKSAIAEGLALRIVKRKVSRVLFNKRVVTLDLASLVAGTKYRGQFEERMKAVMNELEKSTDVILFIDEIHTIVGAGGASGSLDASNMFKPALARGEIQCIGATTLDEYRQYIEKDGALDRRFQKVMIEPATPDETIEILNRIKEKYEDHHGVTYTEEAINACVALTSRYITDRFLPDKAIDALDEAGSRVHLTNIHVPQNIIDIENKIEEIKLEKNKVVKSQKYEEAAKLRDTEKNLLEELDRAKAEWESETKTKRYTVSEDNVAEVVSMMTGIPLQRVGQTDSMKLLNMYETVGEKIIGQDDAIKKLTRAIQRTRAGLKDPKKPIGSFIFLGPTGVGKTELAKELARFMFDSDDSLIQIDMSEYMEKFAVSRLVGAPPGYVGYEEGGQLTEKVRRKPYAVILLDEIEKAHPDVFNILLQVLDEGQLTDSLGRKVDFRNTIIIMTSNIGARQLKDFGQGVGFSTSAKINQVDAHSRGVIENALKRAFAPEFLNRVDDVVVFNSLGKSDIFRIIDIELKSLFGRVHNLGYEIKLTDNAKEFIAEKGFDANFGARPLKRAIQKYLEDPIAEEILKGEINEGDILEINYDAEADKIVIENKAPSKKRKKEEGNIE, encoded by the coding sequence ATGGAAGCTAAATTTTCACCACAAGTAAAGGATGTTATCTCATTCAGCAGGGAAGAAGCGCTGCGGTTGGGGCACGATTATATCGGTGCGGAGCATCTCTTACTAGGCCTCATCCGCGAAGGCGATGGTATGGCTATTAAGATATTAAAATCATTGGGCGTTGATACGCTAAAGTTGCGGCGATCTATCGAGGAATCTGTAAGGGGTACTTCGAGCGTGACAGTAAACCTGGGTAATATTCCTCTGACCAAACAAGCAGAAAAAGTTTTGAAGATTACTTATCTGGAAGCTAAGATATTCAAGAGTGATCTTATTGGAACGGAGCATCTGTTATTGTCAATCCTGAGGGACGATGACAATATTGCCTCTCAGATACTGCTTCAGTTTAGTATAAATTACGAGATATTTAAACAGGAGGTTGAGATGAACAAGGGTGGCTTTAGAGACGATCCGCAAAGCAGCGCATCTACAGGCGGAGATGACGACTACCGGGAGGAAGACAGTTTTAGTGCGCCTAAAAAGGTGTCTGATATAAAATCTAAAACCCCGGTGTTAGATAATTTTGGCCGGGATTTAACAAAGGCTGCCGAGGAGGGAAGGCTGGATCCTATCGTAGGGCGTGAAAAAGAAATCGAACGCGTATCCCAGATTTTGTCCAGACGGAAGAAGAACAACCCTATCCTGATTGGCGAACCCGGTGTAGGTAAGTCTGCCATTGCAGAAGGCCTGGCATTGCGTATCGTAAAGCGCAAAGTTTCCCGCGTTTTATTCAACAAGCGCGTGGTTACGCTCGATCTGGCATCTCTGGTTGCAGGTACAAAGTACCGCGGCCAGTTTGAGGAAAGGATGAAAGCTGTGATGAACGAGCTGGAAAAGTCTACCGACGTTATCTTGTTTATTGATGAGATCCACACCATTGTGGGTGCCGGTGGTGCTTCAGGTTCCCTCGACGCATCAAACATGTTCAAACCTGCTTTGGCAAGGGGTGAAATACAATGTATAGGTGCCACTACGCTGGATGAATACCGCCAGTATATTGAGAAAGACGGGGCGCTAGACCGCCGTTTCCAAAAGGTAATGATAGAGCCGGCAACACCGGATGAAACCATCGAGATTCTGAACCGGATCAAGGAGAAATATGAAGATCATCATGGCGTTACCTATACAGAGGAAGCAATAAACGCCTGTGTGGCTCTTACCTCAAGATATATTACGGACAGATTTTTGCCGGATAAGGCTATAGATGCCCTGGATGAAGCTGGTTCAAGAGTTCACCTTACCAATATCCATGTTCCTCAGAACATCATTGATATAGAGAATAAGATAGAAGAGATAAAGCTCGAAAAGAACAAGGTCGTTAAGAGCCAGAAGTACGAAGAGGCGGCTAAATTAAGGGATACCGAAAAGAATCTTTTGGAAGAACTTGATCGCGCGAAGGCGGAATGGGAAAGCGAGACAAAAACGAAACGTTACACTGTAAGCGAAGATAATGTTGCTGAAGTGGTTTCGATGATGACCGGTATCCCGCTTCAAAGGGTCGGACAAACAGACAGCATGAAGTTGTTGAATATGTACGAAACTGTTGGCGAGAAGATCATTGGTCAGGACGATGCCATTAAAAAACTGACCCGTGCGATACAGCGGACCAGGGCAGGGCTTAAGGATCCAAAAAAGCCGATCGGATCGTTCATCTTCCTCGGGCCGACTGGTGTCGGTAAGACAGAGCTTGCCAAAGAGCTGGCCCGCTTCATGTTTGACAGCGATGATTCACTGATTCAGATTGACATGAGCGAATACATGGAGAAATTTGCGGTTTCTCGTCTGGTAGGAGCTCCTCCGGGATATGTTGGCTACGAAGAAGGCGGACAGCTTACTGAGAAAGTACGCAGGAAACCGTATGCCGTAATCTTGCTCGACGAGATCGAGAAAGCACACCCTGATGTATTTAACATTTTGTTGCAGGTGCTTGATGAAGGGCAGCTGACCGATAGTCTGGGACGTAAGGTTGATTTTAGAAATACCATAATCATTATGACTTCTAACATCGGTGCCCGCCAGTTGAAAGATTTCGGTCAGGGTGTAGGCTTTTCAACCTCGGCCAAGATCAACCAGGTTGATGCGCACTCACGTGGCGTTATAGAGAACGCTTTGAAACGTGCTTTTGCTCCTGAGTTTTTGAACCGCGTGGATGATGTGGTTGTGTTTAATTCTTTAGGTAAGTCAGATATCTTCCGAATCATTGATATTGAATTGAAGTCACTGTTCGGCCGCGTTCACAATCTGGGTTATGAGATCAAGCTGACTGACAACGCTAAGGAATTCATAGCGGAGAAAGGGTTTGATGCCAACTTCGGAGCCAGACCGCTTAAGCGTGCGATACAGAAATATCTGGAAGATCCGATTGCAGAAGAGATACTCAAAGGAGAGATCAACGAAGGCGATATTCTGGAGATCAATTATGATGCAGAAGCCGATAAAATCGTTATTGAAAATAAGGCACCTTCAAAAAAGCGCAAGAAAGAAGAAGGAAACATAGAGTAG
- the ettA gene encoding energy-dependent translational throttle protein EttA yields the protein MSDEKIIFSMAGVNKIYPPQKQVLKNIYLSFFYGAKIGVIGLNGSGKSSLLKIIAGIDKSYQGEVVFSPGYSVGYLAQEPELDNEKTVREVVEEGVAEITAILKEYEEINEQFGLPEIYEDADAMDKLMVRQGELQDKIDAVNAWELDNKLERAMDALRCPDPDTKIAVLSGGERRRVAMCRLLLQEPDVLLLDEPTNHLDAESIDWLEQFLKNYKGTVIAVTHDRYFLDNVAGWILELDRGEGIPWKGNYSSWLDQKAKRLAQEEKTESKRQKTLERELEWVRMAPKARHAKSKARLSNYDKLASEDSKDREEKLELFIPAGPRLGNVVIEANEVTKAYGDKILFENLSFSLPPAGIVGIIGPNGAGKTTLFRLITGQETPDSGTFRVGDTVSLGYVDQMHNDLNPDKTVYENITDGLDNIQLGNKAVNGRAYVSKFNFNGGDQQKKVGILSGGERNRVHLAITLKKGANVLLLDEPTNDIDVNTLRALEEALENFGGCAVVISHDRWFLDRICTHILAFEGNSQVYFFEGNYSDYEENRKKRLGDATPHRIKYKKLG from the coding sequence ATGTCAGACGAAAAAATAATCTTCTCCATGGCAGGGGTAAATAAGATTTACCCTCCCCAGAAACAAGTTCTGAAGAACATATACCTGTCCTTTTTCTACGGCGCCAAGATAGGCGTGATCGGTCTCAATGGATCAGGAAAATCCTCTCTTTTGAAGATCATTGCAGGAATTGATAAGTCGTACCAGGGGGAAGTTGTTTTTTCTCCAGGATATAGCGTAGGTTACCTGGCACAGGAGCCCGAACTCGACAATGAAAAGACCGTCCGCGAAGTAGTTGAGGAAGGCGTTGCCGAAATCACCGCAATCCTAAAGGAATACGAAGAAATCAACGAGCAGTTCGGCCTTCCGGAAATATACGAAGATGCTGATGCGATGGACAAGCTGATGGTGAGGCAGGGCGAACTCCAGGACAAGATCGATGCTGTAAACGCCTGGGAGCTAGACAACAAACTAGAACGTGCGATGGATGCGCTGCGCTGTCCGGACCCCGATACAAAAATAGCGGTACTCTCGGGAGGTGAACGCCGCCGTGTGGCCATGTGCCGTTTGTTACTTCAGGAACCGGATGTACTTTTACTTGACGAGCCTACCAACCACCTTGATGCTGAAAGTATCGACTGGCTTGAACAGTTCCTGAAAAATTACAAAGGAACCGTTATTGCCGTAACGCACGACAGATATTTCCTTGACAATGTTGCGGGATGGATCCTTGAACTGGATCGCGGAGAAGGTATTCCATGGAAAGGTAACTATTCGTCGTGGCTAGACCAAAAAGCTAAGCGTTTGGCCCAGGAGGAAAAGACAGAATCAAAACGTCAGAAAACATTAGAGCGGGAATTGGAATGGGTACGCATGGCGCCGAAAGCCCGGCATGCGAAATCAAAAGCCAGGCTGTCTAACTATGACAAACTGGCATCAGAAGATTCTAAAGACCGTGAAGAAAAACTGGAATTGTTCATTCCCGCCGGTCCGCGTCTGGGAAATGTAGTCATTGAAGCAAACGAGGTCACAAAAGCATACGGCGATAAAATACTATTTGAAAACCTGAGCTTCTCGCTTCCGCCTGCTGGAATCGTTGGTATAATCGGGCCTAACGGCGCCGGAAAGACCACACTTTTCCGCCTGATAACCGGACAGGAGACACCTGATTCGGGAACTTTTAGGGTGGGCGACACGGTTTCTCTTGGCTATGTGGATCAGATGCACAATGACCTTAACCCGGACAAAACCGTCTACGAAAATATCACCGATGGGCTGGACAACATCCAACTTGGAAACAAGGCTGTAAACGGCAGGGCCTATGTATCGAAATTTAATTTTAATGGCGGCGACCAGCAGAAAAAAGTCGGCATTCTATCCGGTGGCGAACGTAACCGCGTTCACCTGGCAATTACCTTAAAGAAAGGCGCCAATGTGTTGCTGCTTGACGAACCAACCAACGATATTGATGTGAATACATTAAGAGCATTGGAGGAGGCGCTGGAGAATTTCGGAGGCTGCGCTGTAGTCATCAGTCACGACCGCTGGTTCCTTGATCGTATCTGTACGCATATTCTGGCCTTTGAAGGCAATTCACAGGTTTACTTTTTTGAGGGCAACTACTCAGACTACGAGGAGAACAGGAAGAAGAGACTGGGTGATGCCACACCGCACCGTATTAAATACAAAAAGCTGGGTTAA
- a CDS encoding sugar phosphate isomerase/epimerase family protein — protein sequence MKSTDRRSFIKSAGLFAAATGLSTMLPVDLFASVKAPFFQISLAEWSFHNALFGGKMTNLEFPVRAKKDFGIDIVEYVSPFFNKKERDSAYLKELLSITKGEGVKNHLIMVDGEGDLGDLNQEARIKAVENHYKWVDAAKVLGCKTIRVNAAGRGSAEDVKKAAVDGLGRLSEYGKKSKINIIVENHGGYSSDGQWLADVMKQVNNTYCGTLPDFGNFRISAEKTYDKYQGVKELLPYAKGLSAKTYDFDEAGNEANIDYDRMFKIIREAKWSGIIGIEYEGSKYSEAEGIQKTKDLLVRMQEKYK from the coding sequence ATGAAATCAACAGATAGAAGGTCATTCATTAAAAGTGCCGGCTTGTTTGCCGCGGCCACCGGTTTATCTACCATGCTGCCGGTCGACCTCTTTGCTTCTGTTAAAGCACCTTTTTTTCAGATATCCCTTGCAGAGTGGTCGTTTCATAATGCATTGTTCGGCGGTAAAATGACAAATCTCGAATTTCCGGTAAGAGCTAAAAAGGATTTTGGTATCGACATCGTGGAGTATGTGAGCCCTTTTTTCAACAAAAAGGAAAGAGATTCTGCATATCTTAAGGAATTGCTCAGCATTACCAAAGGCGAGGGTGTAAAAAACCATTTGATTATGGTAGACGGCGAGGGAGATCTTGGCGACCTAAACCAGGAGGCCCGGATTAAGGCGGTGGAGAATCACTATAAGTGGGTCGACGCAGCGAAAGTATTGGGATGTAAAACCATCCGCGTAAATGCGGCCGGAAGGGGCAGTGCCGAAGATGTGAAGAAAGCGGCGGTCGACGGTCTGGGAAGGCTCTCCGAATATGGCAAAAAGAGTAAGATCAACATCATCGTTGAGAATCATGGAGGATATTCGTCTGACGGGCAATGGCTGGCGGATGTAATGAAGCAGGTAAATAATACCTATTGCGGAACTCTTCCTGATTTTGGTAACTTTCGGATCAGTGCAGAAAAGACCTATGATAAGTATCAGGGTGTGAAAGAACTTTTGCCCTATGCTAAAGGCCTAAGCGCTAAAACCTACGATTTTGACGAAGCAGGTAATGAAGCAAATATCGACTACGACAGGATGTTCAAGATCATCCGGGAGGCTAAGTGGTCCGGTATTATCGGCATTGAATATGAGGGCTCTAAATATTCAGAAGCTGAAGGCATACAAAAGACCAAAGACCTGTTGGTACGGATGCAGGAGAAGTATAAATAG